A genomic segment from Actinomycetes bacterium encodes:
- a CDS encoding ISAzo13 family transposase has translation VVDLIGATTTRTGLKVRAELDRGSYPTGVKVTDAELGAVPLTRHGWHGEWNYTIAGVTTCTTAA, from the coding sequence GGTCGTCGACCTGATCGGCGCGACCACCACCCGCACGGGCCTCAAGGTCCGCGCTGAGCTTGACCGCGGGTCCTATCCGACCGGGGTCAAGGTCACCGACGCGGAGTTGGGCGCCGTGCCGCTCACCCGGCATGGCTGGCATGGTGAGTGGAACTACACCATCGCGGGCGTCACAACCTGCACAACGGCTGCGTAA
- a CDS encoding transposase — translation MPASSPPSSSRCWWAGWAGSPQVPLVVGDGGYDPIALTRDLAGVRAQLLVRIRCDRVFYRDPPPRTPDTTGRPRRHGDRFALSEPTTWGDPDEQLTVQDDQYGTVTVKAWKQLHPKLERRGRWADHDGPLPTVVGTVIRVQVEHLPKQDTRAVKTLWLWHAGAADADLDGCWRAYIRRFDIEHTLRFGKHTLGWTTPAIRTPQQADRWTWTILAALTQLRLARPLAADCRLPWERPRDPGRLTPARVRRDFRRIRHDLGTPASPAKPSRAGPGRPKGSCSGRRTRYPAVKKTT, via the coding sequence ATGCCGGCGTCTTCACCGCCGAGCAGCTCAAGGTGCTGGTGGGCCGGCTGGGCGGGGTCGCCCCAGGTGCCGCTGGTTGTTGGCGACGGCGGCTACGACCCGATCGCCTTGACCCGGGACCTGGCAGGGGTGCGGGCCCAGCTGCTGGTCCGCATCCGCTGCGACCGGGTCTTCTACCGCGACCCGCCGCCTCGCACCCCCGACACGACCGGCCGGCCCCGCCGCCACGGGGACCGGTTCGCGCTGAGCGAGCCCACCACCTGGGGCGACCCCGACGAGCAACTGACCGTCCAGGACGACCAGTACGGCACCGTGACCGTCAAGGCCTGGAAGCAGCTCCACCCCAAGCTGGAACGACGCGGCCGCTGGGCCGACCACGACGGGCCGCTGCCGACCGTGGTCGGCACCGTCATCCGCGTCCAGGTCGAGCACCTGCCCAAGCAGGACACCCGGGCGGTCAAGACCCTGTGGCTGTGGCACGCCGGGGCAGCCGACGCCGACCTGGACGGGTGTTGGCGGGCCTACATCCGCCGCTTCGACATCGAACACACCCTGCGGTTTGGCAAGCACACCCTGGGCTGGACCACCCCGGCGATCCGCACCCCCCAGCAGGCCGACCGCTGGACCTGGACCATCCTCGCCGCCCTCACCCAGCTCCGGCTTGCCCGCCCCCTGGCCGCCGATTGCCGCCTGCCCTGGGAACGCCCCCGCGACCCTGGCCGGCTCACCCCCGCTCGCGTTCGGCGCGACTTTCGCCGCATTCGCCACGACCTTGGCACTCCAGCCAGCCCGGCAAAACCCTCCCGAGCAGGCCCCGGCCGGCCCAAAGGATCATGCAGCGGCCGACGAACCCGCTACCCAGCAGTCAAGAAGACCACCTGA
- a CDS encoding helix-turn-helix domain-containing protein, with product MLFILWLVVRLLTRVLVLPGADEATKDLEILVLQQQLRVLPRTAGRPKFTPLDRVLLAAASRTLPRQRWTSLFLVTPQTLLRWHRELVRHKWTYPNTRKPGRPPLDPEVVTLVLRMARENPRWGCVRISGELRKLGIRVSATTIRSLLRRGGLGPGTAARRADLDAVPQSPGRGDRGLRLLHSGDDLAQDALRLVFHPAQHQAGYGRRRHRPA from the coding sequence ATGCTCTTCATACTCTGGTTGGTCGTCCGCCTGCTTACCCGCGTGCTCGTCCTCCCAGGCGCTGACGAGGCGACCAAGGACCTGGAGATCCTGGTCTTGCAGCAGCAGCTCCGGGTGTTGCCCCGCACGGCCGGCCGTCCCAAGTTCACCCCACTCGACCGGGTCCTGCTGGCGGCGGCAAGCCGCACACTTCCTCGGCAGCGGTGGACGTCGTTGTTCCTGGTCACGCCGCAGACGCTCCTGCGCTGGCATCGCGAGCTGGTGCGGCACAAGTGGACCTACCCCAACACGCGCAAGCCCGGCCGGCCACCGCTCGACCCCGAGGTGGTCACGCTGGTGCTGCGCATGGCGAGGGAGAACCCGCGCTGGGGCTGCGTCAGGATCTCCGGGGAGCTGCGCAAGCTCGGCATCCGGGTCAGCGCCACCACGATCAGGTCGCTGCTGCGACGAGGCGGGCTGGGGCCCGGCACCGCGGCGCGGCGGGCCGACCTGGACGCAGTTCCTCAAAGCCCAGGCCGAGGGGATCGTGGCCTGCGACTTCTTCACAGTGGAGACGATCTGGCTCAAGACGCTCTACGTCTTGTTTTTCATCCAGCTCAGCACCAGGCAGGTTACGGTCGCCGGCGTCACCGCCCGGCCTGA
- a CDS encoding nitroreductase family deazaflavin-dependent oxidoreductase, whose translation MPIPRTVGRWNKVGLNRVTKRIAPWTPGFGVVVHRGRRSGRLYRTPVNVFPTEDGYLFALTYGPDTDWVRNVVAAGGCELQTRGRVVHLVSPHLFHDERRRGIRPVERQILRLLGVADFLSLKTAPAASATPEQI comes from the coding sequence ATGCCAATCCCCAGGACAGTGGGCCGGTGGAACAAGGTTGGCCTGAACCGGGTCACCAAGCGCATCGCACCGTGGACGCCCGGCTTCGGTGTCGTCGTGCACCGTGGCCGGCGCTCCGGCCGTCTGTACCGGACGCCGGTGAACGTCTTCCCGACCGAGGACGGCTACCTGTTCGCCCTGACCTACGGTCCAGACACCGACTGGGTCAGGAACGTCGTGGCCGCGGGTGGCTGCGAGCTGCAGACGCGAGGGCGCGTCGTCCACCTGGTCTCACCGCACCTGTTTCACGACGAGCGCCGGCGCGGCATCCGCCCCGTCGAACGACAGATCCTGCGGCTGCTCGGCGTCGCCGACTTCCTGTCCCTCAAGACCGCGCCCGCGGCATCCGCAACGCCCGAGCAGATCTGA
- a CDS encoding DDE-type integrase/transposase/recombinase, which translates to MAGERRDGCSRRIVGWKASDRADTDLVGGALEDAVWGRGLDGAQPRLLHHSDRGAQDTAIRFTQRLADAGIGPSMGSVGDAFDHALAEHCFSVLKLALVDRTSFRTREEAELELFRSIDGW; encoded by the coding sequence GTGGCTGGCGAGCGTCGGGATGGGTGCTCGCGGCGGATCGTGGGCTGGAAGGCCTCCGACCGGGCCGACACCGACCTGGTCGGTGGCGCGTTGGAGGACGCGGTGTGGGGCCGCGGCCTCGACGGTGCCCAGCCCAGGCTGCTCCACCACTCCGACCGGGGCGCGCAGGACACCGCGATCCGGTTCACCCAACGCCTCGCCGACGCTGGGATCGGGCCCTCGATGGGCAGCGTCGGCGACGCGTTCGATCACGCCCTGGCCGAGCACTGCTTCTCCGTCCTGAAGCTTGCGCTGGTCGACCGCACCAGCTTCCGCACCCGTGAGGAGGCCGAGCTCGAACTGTTCCGCTCCATCGACGGCTGGTAG
- a CDS encoding transposase yields the protein MAAPRKYPPELKERALRRWRSSTPRRPIAHVARELGVNPETLRTWIRQAQADRGERGDQPTTAEVQELRRENLELRRTGEILKAASAWFAQEPGPTRRRS from the coding sequence ATGGCAGCACCCCGCAAGTACCCACCCGAGCTGAAGGAGCGAGCGCTGCGGCGGTGGCGCTCGTCGACGCCCCGGCGGCCGATCGCCCACGTCGCCCGCGAGCTGGGGGTCAACCCGGAGACGCTGCGGACCTGGATCCGCCAGGCCCAGGCCGACCGCGGCGAGCGCGGTGACCAGCCCACCACCGCCGAGGTCCAGGAGCTGCGCCGGGAGAACCTCGAGCTGCGCCGCACAGGCGAGATCCTCAAGGCGGCGAGTGCCTGGTTCGCCCAGGAGCCAGGCCCGACCCGGCGACGGTCATGA
- a CDS encoding thiamine pyrophosphate-dependent enzyme has product MLESIDAHFIEAVSAFAPGPARDPRLPVREGSSLTGERCLELFEAQLASRHLDVAARWLRGQGTGFYTIASAGHEGNAAVAAALRPTDPALLHYRSGAFYVVRGRQVPGQKPLRDVLLGVVAAAEEPIAGGRHKVFGHPALAVIPQTSTIASHLPRAVGTAFAIERAKRIGVSCAWPADAVVVCSFGDASVNHSTAAGAINAACHCAYQRLPLPLLFVCEDNGLGISVRTPEGWVRSAYGNRPGLRYLAADGCGLADAYDAAVQAVAWVRERRAPAFLHLRMVRFLGHAGSDAEVAYRTPAEIAADRDRDPLVGTARLLVQGGVATPRLVVERYKTTRSEVLAIAEDVAGAPQLPTAEAVIAPLALRHPDRVATVAARSADPAMRARVFDGRLPEREGPLTLALAIDLTLVDLLAVHPELLVFGEDVGRKGGVYGVTRGLQRRFGAARVFDTLLDEQSILGLALGAGLSGLLPIAEIQYLAYLHNAEDQVRGEAATLQFFSQGAYRNPMVVRVPAFGYQKGFGGHFHNDNAIGVLRDVPGLVIASPARPDDAAAMLRTCVAAAKVDGAVCLFLEPIALYHTRDLHAEGDGGWLAPYPEPSGWSATHAPLGRGRTHGDGHDLTLVTFGNGLYMSLRVARRLSGLGIGCRVLDLRWIAPLPIDDLLREAEATGRVLVVDETRRTGGVAEGVLAALVDAGFRGAMARITSEDSFIPLGDAARQVLLSEATIEKAATELARRADGAERS; this is encoded by the coding sequence ATGCTGGAATCGATCGACGCCCACTTCATCGAGGCTGTCTCGGCGTTCGCACCAGGGCCGGCGAGGGACCCTCGGCTGCCGGTCCGGGAGGGCTCCTCGCTCACCGGGGAGCGCTGCCTCGAGTTGTTCGAGGCGCAGCTCGCCAGCCGCCACCTGGATGTCGCGGCGCGCTGGCTGCGCGGCCAGGGCACGGGCTTCTACACCATCGCCTCCGCGGGTCACGAGGGCAACGCGGCGGTTGCCGCGGCCCTGCGCCCCACCGATCCCGCACTCCTGCACTACCGGTCCGGGGCCTTCTACGTCGTGCGGGGGCGGCAGGTGCCCGGGCAGAAACCTCTGCGCGACGTGCTCCTCGGCGTCGTCGCCGCGGCCGAGGAGCCGATAGCGGGCGGCCGTCACAAGGTCTTCGGCCATCCCGCCCTTGCGGTGATCCCGCAGACATCGACGATCGCGTCACACCTCCCGCGCGCGGTCGGGACGGCGTTCGCGATCGAGCGGGCGAAGCGGATCGGCGTCTCCTGCGCCTGGCCCGCCGACGCCGTGGTCGTCTGCAGCTTCGGCGACGCCTCGGTCAACCACTCCACCGCGGCCGGCGCGATCAACGCCGCCTGCCACTGCGCCTACCAACGGCTGCCGTTGCCCCTGCTGTTTGTCTGCGAGGACAACGGTTTGGGCATCAGCGTGCGGACGCCCGAAGGCTGGGTGCGCAGCGCGTACGGCAACCGCCCGGGTCTTCGCTACCTGGCGGCCGATGGTTGCGGCCTGGCGGACGCCTACGACGCCGCGGTGCAGGCGGTCGCGTGGGTGCGGGAGCGGCGGGCGCCCGCGTTCCTTCACCTGCGGATGGTGCGGTTTCTGGGGCACGCGGGATCCGACGCGGAGGTGGCCTACCGGACGCCTGCCGAGATCGCCGCCGACCGCGACCGCGATCCCCTCGTGGGCACCGCGCGCCTGCTCGTCCAGGGCGGGGTGGCGACGCCGCGGTTGGTGGTCGAGCGCTACAAGACGACCCGCAGCGAGGTGCTGGCCATCGCCGAGGACGTGGCCGGAGCGCCGCAGCTCCCCACGGCGGAGGCGGTGATCGCGCCGCTTGCACTCCGTCACCCCGACCGGGTCGCCACGGTGGCCGCGCGCTCGGCCGACCCAGCCATGCGTGCCCGGGTGTTCGACGGGCGGCTACCCGAGCGCGAGGGCCCCCTCACGCTGGCGCTCGCGATCGACCTGACCCTCGTCGACCTCCTCGCCGTCCACCCCGAGTTGCTGGTCTTCGGCGAGGACGTCGGCCGCAAGGGCGGCGTGTACGGCGTCACGCGGGGGCTGCAGCGACGGTTCGGAGCTGCGCGGGTCTTCGACACCCTGCTCGACGAGCAGTCGATCCTGGGGCTCGCGCTCGGCGCCGGGCTCTCCGGCCTGCTGCCGATCGCCGAGATCCAGTACCTGGCCTACCTGCACAACGCCGAGGATCAGGTCCGCGGCGAGGCCGCGACCCTGCAGTTCTTCTCCCAGGGCGCCTACCGCAACCCGATGGTTGTGCGCGTCCCCGCCTTCGGCTACCAGAAGGGGTTCGGTGGCCACTTCCACAACGACAACGCGATCGGGGTGCTGCGCGACGTGCCCGGGTTGGTGATCGCGTCCCCGGCGCGGCCTGACGATGCCGCTGCCATGCTGCGCACCTGCGTCGCGGCGGCGAAGGTCGACGGCGCCGTCTGCCTGTTTCTCGAGCCGATCGCGCTCTACCATACCCGCGACCTACACGCCGAGGGCGACGGCGGCTGGCTGGCGCCCTATCCGGAGCCAAGTGGCTGGAGCGCGACGCACGCGCCGCTCGGCCGCGGGCGAACCCACGGGGACGGGCACGACCTGACGCTGGTGACCTTCGGCAACGGCCTGTACATGAGCCTCCGTGTGGCGCGGCGGCTCTCGGGCCTCGGCATCGGCTGCCGCGTACTCGATCTGCGATGGATTGCCCCGCTGCCTATCGACGACCTGCTCCGCGAGGCGGAGGCCACCGGGCGGGTGCTGGTGGTCGACGAGACCCGCCGGACCGGTGGCGTGGCCGAGGGCGTCCTCGCCGCCCTGGTCGATGCTGGCTTCCGGGGGGCGATGGCGCGGATTACCAGCGAGGACAGCTTCATCCCGCTCGGTGATGCCGCGCGGCAGGTGCTTCTCTCGGAGGCGACCATCGAGAAGGCGGCCACGGAGCTGGCCAGGCGGGCCGATGGCGCGGAGCGGAGCTGA
- a CDS encoding type II toxin-antitoxin system HicA family toxin, producing the protein MPNPFPSLKARAMLRLLQGELGYEVARQHGSHHRLVAAGRPELTFAFHDKRSLTPVEVRDILVKQVGLSSDEALRVVRGGR; encoded by the coding sequence GTGCCCAATCCGTTCCCCTCACTGAAGGCCCGGGCCATGCTGCGCCTGCTTCAGGGTGAACTGGGCTATGAGGTGGCCCGCCAGCACGGCTCGCACCACAGATTGGTTGCTGCGGGAAGGCCGGAGCTGACGTTCGCGTTCCATGACAAGCGAAGCCTGACACCGGTCGAGGTGCGCGACATACTGGTGAAACAGGTCGGACTGAGCAGCGACGAAGCGCTGAGGGTGGTTCGCGGTGGACGGTAA
- a CDS encoding MTH938/NDUFAF3 family protein: MEPRIDQTQFGSVTIAGEVFTHDVLIRLGGKVEKRKKRLSKAVYGTSHTISLAEAKHVYQKGVARLLIGAGQYGTVALSEQAAAYFERNHCQVELLPTPAVIPVWNQAEGAVVGLLHVTC; this comes from the coding sequence ATGGAGCCCAGGATCGACCAGACACAGTTCGGCTCGGTCACCATCGCCGGAGAGGTCTTCACCCATGACGTGCTCATCCGGCTCGGCGGCAAGGTGGAGAAGCGCAAGAAGCGGCTGTCCAAGGCCGTCTACGGCACCTCGCACACCATCTCGCTGGCCGAGGCCAAGCACGTCTACCAGAAGGGGGTGGCGCGGCTGCTCATCGGCGCGGGGCAGTACGGCACGGTCGCGCTGTCGGAGCAGGCGGCCGCCTACTTTGAGCGCAACCACTGCCAGGTGGAGCTGCTGCCGACGCCTGCGGTGATCCCGGTCTGGAACCAGGCCGAGGGCGCCGTGGTCGGCCTGCTCCATGTGACCTGTTGA
- a CDS encoding TA system VapC family ribonuclease toxin — protein sequence MLVDANLLLFAADQASPFHEAAAAWLTEVLNGPRRVALPWPVLGAFVRIGTHPRAAEHPLSPQAAWRHIEGWLACDPVWIPNPTQRHAEILGGLIVAYQLRGNLVSDAHLAALAVEHGLEVCSADTDFARFREIRWSNPLARSRP from the coding sequence ATGCTGGTCGACGCCAACCTGCTGCTGTTCGCCGCCGACCAGGCCAGCCCCTTCCACGAAGCTGCCGCCGCGTGGCTGACTGAGGTGCTCAACGGCCCCCGCCGGGTCGCGCTGCCCTGGCCGGTGCTGGGCGCGTTCGTTCGGATCGGCACCCATCCCCGCGCCGCCGAGCATCCCCTGTCTCCGCAGGCCGCCTGGCGTCACATCGAGGGCTGGCTTGCGTGCGACCCGGTGTGGATCCCCAACCCCACCCAGCGGCACGCCGAGATCCTCGGCGGCCTGATCGTCGCCTACCAGCTGCGCGGCAACCTGGTCAGCGACGCGCACCTGGCCGCACTGGCCGTGGAGCACGGCCTTGAGGTGTGCTCAGCCGACACCGACTTCGCCCGCTTCCGCGAGATCCGCTGGAGCAACCCACTCGCGCGCTCTCGACCCTGA
- a CDS encoding ribbon-helix-helix protein, CopG family has protein sequence MRTTITLEDDVAAALEQLRRDRSIGLSQAINELIRAGLTAKRPHAPFQQSSQPIGLRIDVANVAEALELLEGPSAR, from the coding sequence ATGCGAACGACAATCACCTTGGAAGACGACGTTGCCGCGGCCCTTGAGCAGCTCCGCCGGGACCGCTCCATCGGCCTGAGCCAGGCCATCAACGAACTCATCCGGGCCGGCCTGACCGCCAAGCGGCCCCACGCGCCGTTCCAGCAGTCCTCCCAGCCCATCGGCCTGCGCATCGACGTCGCCAACGTCGCCGAGGCGCTGGAGCTGCTCGAGGGGCCTTCGGCGCGCTGA